The genomic window GGCGGCGGGCCTGGACGTGGGTGATCCGGCGGCCCTGGTCAAGACCCTGCCCGTTGACCACAGCGTGCCCCCCGGCACCGAGCGGGGCGGCGAGGACGCGGCGCTGGAACGGGTGGAGGAATTCATCAGTATGGATCTGGCCCGGTACGACGGGCGGCGCAATGACCCCAACGAGGAGGGCGGCAGCCGCCTGAGCGCGTTCCTGCACTACGGGCACCTGTCGCCGCTGACCGCCGCGCTGGTGGCCCGTGAACACGGCGGCCCTGGCGCGGACGCCTTTATCGAGGAGCTGATCGTGCGCCGCGAACTGAGCTTCAACCTCTGTACCTTCAACCCGCTGTACGACCAGTACGACGGACTGCCCGAATGGTCCCGCAAAACACTGGAGGAACACGCCGGCGACCGCCGCGAGCACCTGTACACCCGCGAACAGTTCGATGCGGCGCAGACCCATGATCCGTACTGGAACGCCGCCCAGCGCCAGATGGTGCAGACCGGGCGCATGCACAACTACATGCGCATGTACTGGGGCAAGAAGATTCTGGAATGGACCCCCGACCCGCGCACCGCCTACGCGGACATGTTGTGGCTGAACAACCGCCATGAGCAGGACGGCCGCGATCCCAACAGCTACGCGGGCCTGGGCTGGGTGCTGGGGCTGCATGACCGTCCGTGGGCCCGCCGCCCGGTTTTCGGCACGGTTCGCTACATGAATGCGGGCGGCCTGAAGCGCAAGTTCGATGCCGACCGCTACGCCCGCACCTGGGCCTGAGCATCCCGCCGACCGGTGCGGCAAGGACCGCGTGGACCGGCACACGCTAGGGTGCGGCCATGAGTGCGCCCACCCCTCCCGCCGCCGTTCCGGTTCGCCACGTCACGTCCGGCGGCACGCGGGTCTACACCCTGAGTGTGCCTGCCTTTCCGCATTTTGCCGCCAATATCTTTCTGGTCGTGCGGGGAGAACGCGCCGCACCCACCTACACGGCACTGGTGGACACCGGCGGCAGCCATGAGGCGAGCACGGCGGCTCTGGAAACCGGTCTGGACACCATCCGCGCCGAATACGGCGAGGCGTGGTCATGGGACACGCTGAACCGTGTAGTGATCACCCATCCGCATCCGGACCACGTGGCGGGGCTGCCGCATGTTCGCCGCCGGACGACGGCGCCGGTCGCCGCGCACGCCGGGGCGGTGCCCACCATCGAGAACCCGGCCGGTGACCCGGTGGCCCGGCAGGCCGAGATGGAAGAGCACATCCGCTGGCTGGGATTGACCGGGGACGGCACGGAAGCGGAATACGCCGAACGTCTGCGCCGCCGCGCCCGCAACACCATGCTCCCGGAAGCGATTCAGGTCCACACTTCCCTGAACGATGAGGACGTGCTGGACGGCGTGTTCGCCGTGATCCACACCCCCGGCCATGAGGGATCGCAGATCTGTCTGCGTGTGGATGACCTGCTCCTCAGTGCCGACCACCTGCTGCCGCGCAACTCGCCGCCGCTGATGCCGGAGCGGTTTCAGCGCGGAGCCGGGCTGCGGCACTACCTTGCCTCGCTGGACCGCATCGAGGCGCTGGAGGGTGTGGGCGTGGCTCTGGGTGGACACGACGGCCCCATGGTCCACTGGCAAGGGCGCATCCAGCAACTTCGCGACCGCTACGCCGACAAGCTCGCGGCGGTGTTGGAGGCGGCCACGACGCCCATCACCCTTCATGACCTGACCCACGCCCTACACTCCCGGCTGCGGCCCCTTCAGGCCATCTTGCTGCTGGACCAGACGGCGGCGCTGGCTGAATACCTGACGGCGCACGGTGGCCTGAGCGAGACCCGGCGGGAGGACGGAGCGGCGCTGTTCCAGCGGACCCTGCTGTAAAGGCCCGGTTCCGCGGCGCGAACACGGCGGCGCCCGGCCTGCGCTACTCTGCGGCGTTATGACGCCCGAGCGCTACGCCAAGATCCTGCGGGTGCTGAGCAAGCGCCAGCCCACCCTGAGTGTCCTGATGGACCAGGTGAACAAGCCCCACAACCTCTCGGCCATCATCCGTACCTGCGACGCGGTGGGCGTGCTGCGTGCCCACGCCGTGCCGCCCGGCAACGGCAAGGCGCTGGACTTTGAGGGCCATACCTTCGAGGCGACCTCCGGCAGCGCTCACAAGTGGGTGCGGGTGCAGACGCACGCGGACACCCTGGAAGCGGTGCGCGGCCTGCAGGCCCAGGGCGTGCAGGTGCTTGCCACCCACCTCTCGCAGCGCAGCGTGGACTACCGTGAGGCCGACTACACCCGCCCGACCTGCGTGCTGCTGGGCGCGGAAAAATGGGGCGTTTCGGACGCGGCGGCAGACGCAGCGGACCACAACATCGTCATTCCCATGTTCGGCATGGTCCAGAGCCTGAACGTCTCGGTGGCGGCGGCGACCATCCTGTTCGAGGCGCAGCGCCAGCGGCTCGCGGCCGGGATGTACGACACGCCGCAGCTCTCGCCCGAGGACCTCGCCCGGCACGCCTTCGAGTGGGGCTATTCGGACCTTGCGCCCGGCTACCGCGAACGCGGCGAGCCATATCCCGCGCTCGATGAACAAGGCCAGCTGGTGATGGGCTGAGGTGATCTAACTCCCCCCAGTATCCCGGACGCTTTCCAGTTAGTGTCCGGCGTACACTGAACCGCATGAGCGATCTTTTGCAGACGGTCCGGGGGCTGGCCAAGAAAACCGACAGCAAGATTCTGATGGTGGTGCTGGACGGCGTGGGCGGCCTGCCCATGACCGTGAACGGCGAAACCGAACTGGCGACGGCCAAGACGCCGAACCTGGACGCGCTGGCCCGGGAGTCGCAGCTTGGTCAGGTGGAGCTGATCGGAGCAGGAATCACGCCCGGCAGCGGGCCCGGCCACCTGAGCCTGTTCGGCTATGACCCGCTGCACTACCTGGTCGGGCGTGGAGCGCTCTCGGCGGTGGGCATCGGCGTCAAGCTGAACAAGGGCGACGTGGCCGTGCGCGGCAACTTCGCCACGCTGGGCGCCGACCGCATCGTGGAGGACCGCCGCGCCGGACGCCCCAGCGACGAGAAGAACGCCGAGGTCGTGGCCCGGCTGAAGACCGCGATTCCCGAGATTGACGGCGTGCCGGTGGAGATCTACACCGAGTCCGAGCACCGCTTCGTGGTGGTGTTCCGGGCCGGAAACGGCGGGGACCTGGGAGCCAACCTCAGCGACGTGGACCCGCAGACCACCGGCGTGCAGCCCATGACCGCCACCGCGCACGACGCGCCGAGCGAGAAGACGGCGGCGCTGGTCAACGCCTTCGTCCAGCGGGCCGAGGAGGCCCTCGGGGACGACCCGCAGGTCAACGGCGTGTTGTTCCGGGGCTACAGCGACGTACCGCACTTTCCCAGCTTCGAGGACGCCTATCAGCTGAACGCCGCGTGCATCGCCTCATACCCGATGTACAAGGGCCTCGCCAGTCTGGTCGGCATGGAAGTGCTGGACGTGGAGGGCGAGGAGGACGCACTCGACGGCAAGGTGCAGGCGCTGACCCGGCACTGGGCCGAGTACGACTTCTTCTTCCTGCACATCAAGAAGACCGACAGCACCGGTGAGGACGGCGATTTTGCCGCCAAGGTCAAGAAGATCGAACTGTTCGACGCCCTGCTGCCACGGCTGCTTGCCCTCCAGCCCGACGTGTTCTGTGTGGTGGGCGACCACAGCACCCCCAGCAAGCTCTCGGCGCACTCGTGGCACCCGGTTCCGGTGCTGATCCACAGCGAGTACGGCCGCAAGGACGCTGCGGTGCGCTACACCGAGGAGGAGGCCGCCCGGGGCAGCCTGGGCCTGCGCCGGGGCACCGACCTGATGCCCCTGCTGATGGCGAACGCCCTGAAGCTCAACAAGTACGGCGCCTGAGGAGAAAGTACGCCGGAGACTGCGGAACATGGGCCCACCCGGATCAATGTGAAGTAAAGGAGAAAGACGCCGGGCATTGGGGCGCACACGGACAACAGGAATCCCTCTCCTGTTGTCCTTTTTGCGTTTTGCTGCCCGGGAGGACCGGCTCAGGCGAGGGCCGGGCGCTTGAGAAACGTGACAATTCATCCCAGCAGAACATAAAGGGTTGAGCAGGACGACCTTTACTCGTCCGCCATTTTTGCGCCGGTGCCTCGGGGCAGCATGAGGACACGACCGAAGCGGGACCGTTGCGGGGTGCCAGAACTTCCCGGCAGCTTTCCTCGGGTCCTTAGTCCACCTCATGCTCTCCGGCCCGGCTGGAGGCACCTGAAAGGAGACCCATATGGCACGTTTGATTCCCCTGTCCGACATTACCGCCCAGCACTCCGACGTTCTCGGCAACGACTACTACGATCCCACCGGCCAGACCGCCTACGGCATGAACGGCGAGAAGATCGGCACGGTACGCGGCGCCCTCGCCGAGGCAGAAACCGGCAAGATCCGCTCCCTGATTGTGGATGTGGGCGGCTGGTTCTCCAGCAAAGACGTGGTGGTGCCCGTCGGCATGGCCCAGTTCCAGGGCGAAGAGGTGCATTTCACCAACCTGACCAAAGATCAGGTGGGGGACATGCGCGAGTACCGCATGGGCGAGGACTACGACACCGACGCCCAGTACTCCGATGAGCGCGTGCTGCGCTCGGCCCACAAGGATTACGAGGCCGACGAGAGCCAGTACGCCGCCCGCACCGGCTACCGCGACAACGACGCCCTGTACCAGACCCCCGACAAGCTCAAGCTGCTCGAGGAGCGTCTGGTGGTCAATAAGGACCGCTTCGTGGCGGGCAGCGTCGAGGTCGGCAAGCGCGTCGAGACCCATCAGGAAAACGTGAACGTGGACCTCGGGCGCGAGGAAGTCGTTATCGAGCGTCACGCTGTCACCGACGCGCAGCCCGTCGAGGGTGCGGTGCTGGGTGCCGACAGCCAGACCATGCATGTTGACTTGGAGGCCGAACGTGCCAACGTCACCAAGCAGGCCTTCGTAACCGAGGAAGTCACCGTGGGCAAGCGCGAGGTCACCGACGCGCAGACTGTGACCGAAACCGTGGGACGTGAAGTGCTGGAGGTCAACAAGTCCGGCGACGTCCGCCTGGACAGCGACGGTCAGGCCATGTCAGACCGCAACGACACCCGCAAGGGCTGAGCAGCTGGACCCGCAGCGGGGCGGCCCTGAGAGGGGTCGTCCTGCTTTTTCTCCATATATCTGGCAAAAGACCACCAGATAGAAAGACCGGCAGACAGGAGGTTCCATGACCGACCCAAGAAACGATGACGCCAAGGCAACAGAGCCGCAGCCTGCAGACGCTGTGCTGGAATCCAACGACCTGAAACTCGAGGGCACTCTGGAACTGCGTGAGGAGCGCCCAGTGGTCCAGAAGGAGCGCGAGGTGGTGGGCGCCGTGAACGTTTCGCGCGAGGTACGGCGTGAAACCGTGCAGGTGCCCGTTGAACTCGTGACCGAGGTTCTCGTCATCGAACACACGGCGGGGAACCATGCGGTGACGCTGGACGGTACGCCCCTGGCCCCCGGAGAGCGGCGCGAGATGCTGATCTACCGCGAGGAGGCCCAGGTCCACAAGCAGGTGGTGGTCAGCGAGCAGGTAAGCGTCAGCAAGCGCCAGGCGGTGGAGACCCGCACCTTCGACACCACCCTGGCCCGCGAGGAACTGGTGGTGCAGGAGGAGGGCGAGATCAAATTTTCCGGGGACCTGCGCGGCACCCGGCACGGCTCGGAACGCTGAGCCCCCGGATTCACTGTTCTACGGAGCCCCACAGATGGGCAGGCGGAGTTCAGGTCCCCCAGGACTGGATAGGCCCGAACGCTCCATCTCTTGC from Deinococcus aerophilus includes these protein-coding regions:
- a CDS encoding deoxyribodipyrimidine photo-lyase, coding for MIHDSRVQPLRPGTPARGGFVLLWVQAGVRTRDNHALEYAVRQANERKVPLVAVFGLTPDYPEANARHFQYLLEGLRDLRVNLAARGILLSIRTGKPPEVALTAAREGAALVVTDVGYLNLQRAWRDWLKAHLNVPFVQVESEAVIPVHTVSRRLEYAARTIRPKVQRLWHEYLVPLEEHELQVQTDDWAAGLDVGDPAALVKTLPVDHSVPPGTERGGEDAALERVEEFISMDLARYDGRRNDPNEEGGSRLSAFLHYGHLSPLTAALVAREHGGPGADAFIEELIVRRELSFNLCTFNPLYDQYDGLPEWSRKTLEEHAGDRREHLYTREQFDAAQTHDPYWNAAQRQMVQTGRMHNYMRMYWGKKILEWTPDPRTAYADMLWLNNRHEQDGRDPNSYAGLGWVLGLHDRPWARRPVFGTVRYMNAGGLKRKFDADRYARTWA
- a CDS encoding MBL fold metallo-hydrolase; translated protein: MSAPTPPAAVPVRHVTSGGTRVYTLSVPAFPHFAANIFLVVRGERAAPTYTALVDTGGSHEASTAALETGLDTIRAEYGEAWSWDTLNRVVITHPHPDHVAGLPHVRRRTTAPVAAHAGAVPTIENPAGDPVARQAEMEEHIRWLGLTGDGTEAEYAERLRRRARNTMLPEAIQVHTSLNDEDVLDGVFAVIHTPGHEGSQICLRVDDLLLSADHLLPRNSPPLMPERFQRGAGLRHYLASLDRIEALEGVGVALGGHDGPMVHWQGRIQQLRDRYADKLAAVLEAATTPITLHDLTHALHSRLRPLQAILLLDQTAALAEYLTAHGGLSETRREDGAALFQRTLL
- the trmH gene encoding tRNA (guanosine(18)-2'-O)-methyltransferase TrmH; amino-acid sequence: MTPERYAKILRVLSKRQPTLSVLMDQVNKPHNLSAIIRTCDAVGVLRAHAVPPGNGKALDFEGHTFEATSGSAHKWVRVQTHADTLEAVRGLQAQGVQVLATHLSQRSVDYREADYTRPTCVLLGAEKWGVSDAAADAADHNIVIPMFGMVQSLNVSVAAATILFEAQRQRLAAGMYDTPQLSPEDLARHAFEWGYSDLAPGYRERGEPYPALDEQGQLVMG
- a CDS encoding 2,3-bisphosphoglycerate-independent phosphoglycerate mutase, with translation MSDLLQTVRGLAKKTDSKILMVVLDGVGGLPMTVNGETELATAKTPNLDALARESQLGQVELIGAGITPGSGPGHLSLFGYDPLHYLVGRGALSAVGIGVKLNKGDVAVRGNFATLGADRIVEDRRAGRPSDEKNAEVVARLKTAIPEIDGVPVEIYTESEHRFVVVFRAGNGGDLGANLSDVDPQTTGVQPMTATAHDAPSEKTAALVNAFVQRAEEALGDDPQVNGVLFRGYSDVPHFPSFEDAYQLNAACIASYPMYKGLASLVGMEVLDVEGEEDALDGKVQALTRHWAEYDFFFLHIKKTDSTGEDGDFAAKVKKIELFDALLPRLLALQPDVFCVVGDHSTPSKLSAHSWHPVPVLIHSEYGRKDAAVRYTEEEAARGSLGLRRGTDLMPLLMANALKLNKYGA
- a CDS encoding PRC and DUF2382 domain-containing protein; translation: MARLIPLSDITAQHSDVLGNDYYDPTGQTAYGMNGEKIGTVRGALAEAETGKIRSLIVDVGGWFSSKDVVVPVGMAQFQGEEVHFTNLTKDQVGDMREYRMGEDYDTDAQYSDERVLRSAHKDYEADESQYAARTGYRDNDALYQTPDKLKLLEERLVVNKDRFVAGSVEVGKRVETHQENVNVDLGREEVVIERHAVTDAQPVEGAVLGADSQTMHVDLEAERANVTKQAFVTEEVTVGKREVTDAQTVTETVGREVLEVNKSGDVRLDSDGQAMSDRNDTRKG
- a CDS encoding YsnF/AvaK domain-containing protein; protein product: MTDPRNDDAKATEPQPADAVLESNDLKLEGTLELREERPVVQKEREVVGAVNVSREVRRETVQVPVELVTEVLVIEHTAGNHAVTLDGTPLAPGERREMLIYREEAQVHKQVVVSEQVSVSKRQAVETRTFDTTLAREELVVQEEGEIKFSGDLRGTRHGSER